A genomic region of Jeotgalibaca ciconiae contains the following coding sequences:
- a CDS encoding glucosaminidase domain-containing protein has translation MKNKKLLMSLGVVLTTSNILFSSISPVLAIENSGIESSEATETIEEIEEPAEVTDEEVVEEEETEEVESQPEEAEEVIEEEIPLEEPLEPAESEEMIEEETIEPEIVTEEAVEIEVEEPKETEEETEMIDDLPNYPEYNQEEIYQLAMEIMEQDLQSKNNISKMRAFSSGIPHVDSFLEKIVPYAIENSITSGILPSITIAQGALESAWGLSGLAVNANNLFGIKASDDWKGQVYNVITKEYINGKWIEIVAPFRKYNNWLGSINDHGDFFTSTAWRKENYKHVVGEKDYQKAAKALQAAGYATDPDYPAKLISIIQSYGLDKYDRVPILNVSYHMENFGWINKVGADLSLGHVGDNLRLEDLNLSFPNDPNLSINFSAHIQQSGWINNIKENKSVGNVGKSLRMEALKINLTGNNAKNYDIFYRTYSESIGWSAWAKNGEAAGTEGYAKKIQSLEIKLAWKGDNPVNTSGTAFRNFTEPQISYSSQLQYDGWTSFVFDGALSGTVGKSRRMESVKINLPSQPFSGGIEYQSHVEKYGWMSKVSNGQISGTVGEAKRLEAIKVNLTGEMAKQYDIYYRTHVQNFGWTGWAKNGTPSGSEGVAKRLEAIQIKLVKKGKTAPGSTSNAFYK, from the coding sequence ATGAAGAATAAAAAGTTATTAATGTCATTGGGCGTTGTATTAACTACTAGTAATATATTATTCAGTTCCATTAGTCCAGTTCTTGCTATTGAGAATAGCGGAATAGAAAGTAGTGAAGCTACAGAAACTATTGAAGAAATAGAAGAGCCAGCTGAAGTTACTGATGAAGAAGTAGTAGAAGAGGAAGAGACTGAAGAGGTCGAATCACAACCGGAAGAAGCTGAGGAAGTAATTGAGGAAGAAATACCGCTAGAGGAGCCATTGGAACCTGCTGAATCGGAAGAAATGATCGAAGAAGAAACGATTGAACCGGAGATCGTTACAGAAGAAGCTGTTGAAATAGAAGTAGAAGAACCGAAAGAGACCGAAGAAGAAACAGAAATGATAGATGATTTACCTAATTATCCAGAATACAATCAAGAGGAAATTTATCAATTAGCGATGGAAATCATGGAACAAGATCTTCAATCAAAGAATAATATTTCTAAGATGAGAGCTTTTTCATCAGGAATTCCACATGTCGATAGTTTTTTAGAAAAAATAGTTCCCTATGCAATTGAAAATAGTATTACCTCAGGAATCCTGCCATCCATCACAATCGCTCAAGGAGCCTTGGAGTCAGCTTGGGGATTAAGTGGTTTAGCAGTAAATGCGAATAATTTATTTGGAATAAAAGCTTCTGATGATTGGAAAGGTCAAGTGTATAATGTTATCACAAAAGAATATATAAACGGAAAATGGATTGAGATAGTAGCTCCATTTAGAAAGTATAATAATTGGCTAGGAAGTATAAATGACCATGGAGACTTCTTTACTAGTACAGCATGGCGAAAAGAAAATTATAAACATGTGGTTGGGGAGAAAGACTATCAAAAGGCTGCAAAAGCTTTACAAGCTGCTGGATATGCAACTGATCCTGATTATCCTGCTAAGTTAATTTCGATTATTCAAAGCTATGGTTTAGACAAATATGACCGTGTACCGATTTTGAATGTTAGCTATCATATGGAGAATTTCGGTTGGATTAATAAAGTAGGAGCGGATTTATCTTTAGGGCATGTAGGAGATAATCTTCGTCTTGAGGATCTAAACCTATCTTTCCCTAATGATCCAAACTTAAGTATTAATTTTTCCGCACATATTCAACAAAGTGGATGGATTAATAATATTAAAGAGAATAAATCAGTTGGAAATGTAGGAAAAAGCTTAAGAATGGAAGCTCTTAAGATTAACCTAACAGGTAATAATGCCAAAAATTATGATATTTTTTATCGTACTTATTCTGAATCAATTGGCTGGTCTGCATGGGCAAAGAATGGCGAAGCAGCTGGGACAGAAGGCTATGCAAAAAAAATTCAGTCTCTAGAAATAAAACTTGCTTGGAAAGGCGACAATCCAGTAAATACTTCGGGTACTGCTTTCAGGAATTTTACAGAACCACAAATAAGTTATTCAAGCCAGCTACAGTATGATGGTTGGACATCGTTTGTATTTGATGGTGCTTTATCTGGTACCGTCGGTAAAAGCCGCAGAATGGAATCAGTTAAAATTAATCTTCCATCTCAACCTTTTTCTGGAGGTATTGAGTATCAGTCTCATGTAGAAAAATATGGCTGGATGTCAAAAGTTTCCAACGGCCAAATAAGTGGAACAGTTGGTGAAGCTAAAAGACTAGAAGCAATTAAAGTGAATTTAACTGGAGAAATGGCAAAACAATACGATATTTATTATCGAACACATGTACAAAATTTTGGATGGACTGGTTGGGCAAAAAATGGCACTCCTTCTGGATCAGAAGGAGTGGCTAAAAGATTAGAAGCCATTCAAATCAAGCTAGTTAAAAAAGGGAAAACAGCACCTGGTTCTACTAGCAATGCATTTTATAAATGA
- a CDS encoding HTH domain-containing protein, with translation MSKLIFTSEQIRVLRRNPYVKNVSEKSITYSDEFKRHFVSESLDSKTAKQIFIEAGFDPEMLGESRIKAFAKKWRKRYRDNGVLALKDTRQNRSGRPRKTERTPEQQIEKLQAKISLLEQENELLKKSEWSERRLENSEKTSETFARIHRMKTDGSYTGTIMDACVFCNSFVHKIAKKSTQFCHPIFPLF, from the coding sequence ATGTCAAAGTTAATCTTTACATCGGAACAAATTCGAGTTTTGAGAAGAAATCCGTACGTTAAAAATGTATCAGAGAAAAGCATTACTTATTCCGATGAATTCAAACGCCATTTTGTTTCAGAATCATTGGATTCAAAAACGGCTAAACAAATATTTATTGAAGCAGGATTTGATCCAGAAATGCTTGGTGAAAGCCGGATAAAAGCATTCGCTAAGAAATGGCGAAAAAGATATCGTGATAATGGTGTTTTGGCATTGAAAGACACTCGACAAAACCGTTCAGGCAGACCGCGAAAGACTGAACGAACACCTGAACAACAAATTGAAAAGTTACAAGCTAAAATTTCATTATTAGAGCAGGAAAATGAATTGTTAAAAAAATCAGAATGGAGCGAAAGGAGGCTAGAAAACAGCGAAAAGACTAGTGAAACCTTCGCAAGAATCCATAGAATGAAAACAGATGGTTCATACACCGGAACGATTATGGATGCATGTGTGTTTTGCAATAGTTTTGTACACAAGATTGCAAAGAAAAGTACACAATTTTGCCACCCGATATTTCCGTTATTTTGA
- the istA gene encoding IS21 family transposase gives MTDINTIKNLRNNHGYSVDKIRKDLKINWRTAKRYADDDPLPLDVIHLKKGMMYDDKWGDIVSSWLAEDARLTKKKRRTTVQFLKELKAIGFTGSYRTVCMFVQEWHVTHVEGGVDDGSERLEHPPADAQLDFGTMEVEHKGELKDVKVLVMSFPYSNAGFAVALPSENQECLLEGMKQLFSQADGVPKNIRIDNMSTAVKETKSKFEQAQLTDGFQQFANHYGFHTQVCNPRSGNEKGSVENKVGYVRYNFFPTAPRMADYESLNKDLYTQLLKDRNRQHHEKPSLIEELWVEEGAALWALPDHDYPVRRELAVTSNKYNEIVLDKTRIHIPRARNHSLLTARLTWDKYQIVSGNGEIIDEGNRPYMGKSRKIPWEMILRDWRRKLNTVPYSRYWKYLPGRIQHYLNTEDLRVRYDRISELLELLPHNDMTTINERFFELVGERSEGVDPYEVRWSAYDKLTKGEN, from the coding sequence ATGACTGACATTAATACTATCAAAAACTTAAGAAATAATCACGGATATTCGGTAGACAAGATCCGAAAAGATTTAAAAATCAATTGGCGAACGGCTAAAAGATATGCGGACGATGACCCATTACCGCTTGATGTTATTCATTTAAAAAAAGGAATGATGTACGATGACAAATGGGGTGACATTGTTAGTTCATGGCTGGCAGAGGATGCTAGGCTGACGAAGAAAAAACGTCGGACGACAGTGCAATTCCTTAAGGAATTAAAGGCAATTGGTTTTACTGGGTCTTATCGCACGGTTTGTATGTTCGTTCAAGAATGGCATGTGACCCATGTAGAAGGCGGCGTGGATGATGGAAGTGAACGGTTGGAACACCCTCCTGCCGATGCGCAGCTAGACTTTGGTACCATGGAAGTGGAACATAAAGGAGAACTTAAAGACGTCAAGGTGTTGGTTATGTCGTTTCCGTATAGTAATGCGGGATTTGCCGTCGCCCTTCCCTCCGAAAATCAAGAATGCCTGCTTGAGGGTATGAAACAGCTCTTCAGTCAAGCGGATGGCGTCCCTAAAAACATCCGCATTGATAACATGTCAACGGCGGTCAAGGAGACCAAATCGAAGTTCGAACAAGCGCAATTGACCGATGGCTTTCAGCAGTTTGCCAACCATTACGGCTTCCACACACAAGTCTGTAATCCGAGAAGTGGGAATGAAAAAGGAAGTGTGGAAAACAAAGTCGGCTACGTACGGTATAACTTCTTTCCAACCGCTCCTCGCATGGCGGATTATGAATCTTTAAACAAGGATCTTTATACACAACTTCTGAAAGATCGGAACCGCCAGCACCATGAAAAACCGTCACTGATTGAAGAGTTGTGGGTAGAAGAAGGGGCTGCCCTTTGGGCGCTTCCTGATCATGATTATCCGGTGAGGAGAGAGTTAGCGGTGACTTCGAACAAGTACAACGAAATCGTGTTGGATAAGACCAGAATCCATATTCCGCGGGCAAGGAACCATTCTCTGCTCACGGCACGCCTGACATGGGATAAGTATCAAATCGTTTCTGGAAATGGTGAGATTATTGACGAGGGGAATCGTCCCTACATGGGGAAATCTCGCAAAATCCCCTGGGAAATGATCCTGAGGGATTGGCGCCGGAAACTAAATACCGTTCCTTATTCACGATACTGGAAATACTTGCCTGGTAGAATCCAGCACTACTTAAACACAGAGGACTTGCGTGTGCGCTACGACCGGATTTCAGAGCTTCTAGAGTTGTTGCCACACAACGATATGACAACCATTAATGAGCGTTTTTTTGAACTAGTTGGGGAACGCTCAGAAGGCGTGGATCCTTATGAAGTCAGATGGTCTGCCTACGATAAACTGACAAAGGGGGAAAACTAA
- a CDS encoding IS3 family transposase, with product MFSFDTKTLKVYRVAGNDFLHCTTLHFYTAKLCTFILPQTACETLEVSRSGYYNYLKGSAQRNVREEEDQAWRVPIENAYSYRGYKKGSRSIVMYFKNILGMTVNRKKVQRLMRKFHIFCPIRKANPYKRMAKATKEHHTVENKLERQFVQGIAHKVLLTDITYLPGANGFMGYLSTIKDGTTKEILAHYVSDNLKLAISLTTIDVLMSAHGATLHKDAFIHSDQGVHYTSPKFHKKLADNDLGQSMSRRGNCWDNAPQESFFGHLKDEMGYKSCVHLEELRAIVDDYIDYYNNERGQWNLKKLPPVHYREQFLSGVA from the coding sequence ATGTTTAGCTTCGACACTAAAACATTAAAGGTTTATCGGGTGGCTGGCAATGATTTTTTACACTGCACAACTCTGCACTTTTACACTGCAAAGTTGTGTACTTTTATTCTGCCACAAACAGCATGTGAAACGCTGGAGGTTTCTCGCTCAGGTTATTACAATTATTTGAAGGGTTCAGCCCAGAGAAACGTACGAGAAGAGGAAGATCAGGCTTGGAGAGTCCCAATTGAAAACGCCTATAGCTACCGTGGTTACAAGAAAGGCTCTCGTAGTATTGTCATGTATTTCAAGAATATTCTAGGAATGACAGTCAATCGTAAAAAGGTCCAGCGCTTGATGAGGAAATTTCATATTTTCTGCCCCATTCGTAAAGCGAACCCCTATAAGAGAATGGCGAAAGCTACCAAAGAACACCACACTGTTGAGAATAAATTGGAGCGTCAATTTGTCCAAGGAATAGCTCATAAAGTTCTCTTAACTGATATCACTTATTTACCTGGAGCCAATGGGTTTATGGGTTATTTGTCGACCATTAAAGACGGCACGACGAAAGAGATACTCGCTCACTATGTATCTGATAACCTAAAACTAGCTATCTCATTAACTACCATTGATGTATTAATGAGCGCCCACGGCGCAACGTTACACAAGGATGCCTTTATCCATTCAGATCAGGGCGTGCACTATACGAGTCCTAAATTCCATAAGAAGTTGGCGGATAATGACTTAGGACAGTCCATGTCTAGAAGAGGTAATTGTTGGGACAACGCTCCTCAAGAGTCGTTCTTTGGTCATTTGAAAGATGAAATGGGGTATAAAAGTTGTGTCCATTTAGAAGAGTTACGAGCAATAGTAGATGATTACATAGACTACTATAATAATGAACGGGGACAATGGAACCTAAAAAAATTGCCTCCTGTTCATTACAGGGAGCAATTTTTATCGGGTGTTGCATAA
- a CDS encoding N-acetylmuramoyl-L-alanine amidase produces the protein MRGRKLATLLTSVLLGFQAVMPVPAALASEVNSAISEEEDKIDLSYLAIDYDGKEQLVSIDDETELHLLGWKDEEKNIVLVEVIRNHEDSKESISLEVMIAEDEVIELETEFEEISRVKIKDSDTFVTETISPLITLETTIPVEKNENGTVKEQIVIVDEEGTILQRKLPYQYGLVKNEEKTAISEEEYNQLNQDVPDIEEPIDEEVEEDIQEDVEEDLEETEIEEETPEEETSSDVEEVEEVEETNEPQISTFSATTAKSTSLIEYSTHIQSAGWSATVGDGKTSGTQGKEKRLEAIKIKTNIANLGVSYSTHVEKIGWLPQVSNNALSGTEGQAKRLEAIKINLTGTEAKNYDIYYRVHAESYGWLGWTKNGEPAGTEGLSKRLEAIEIKIVPKGQQAPGSINNSFIKDTRITSPVITYSTYVEGQKWQKEVSDGELSGTSGIAKRIEAIQVKIQNLPGVDVRYSTHMQTRGWMGWTNSTTINGLPGSNKRLEAIKLELTGSNAGNYDIYYRVHVQNLGWLGWAKNGAPAGSEEYGYRAEAIEVKVVPKGSTFNQGGAAYQVKDMTSVVYSSHVQTLGWLVTSKDGKANGTVDRALRMEAIKISLNYDQYSGGITYRTHVESHGWMNSVSNGQISGTEGQAKQIEAIEINLTGEIAKHYDVYYRVHSQNYGWLGWAKNGMSAGTEGMKKRVENIEIKLVEKGLTGPAVDANKAFKKYAPKVVFIDVGHGGSDSGANYYGVKEKDLNMQIAKRVEKHLKAAGFKVILSRTSDVYIDHSTERSRMANASGADIFISLHNNAMPNNANVNGIETFWYQYDPEYQPVINKNMHNDPTRLKESQKLAEAVQSALISSTGAFNRGVQRETFAVLRETSIPAILVEFGFMSNLTELNKLQTSSYQETLAKALTNGVVKYFN, from the coding sequence ATGAGGGGAAGAAAACTAGCTACTTTGTTAACTAGTGTGTTGCTAGGCTTTCAAGCTGTTATGCCGGTTCCTGCTGCACTTGCATCAGAGGTAAATTCGGCAATTAGTGAAGAAGAAGATAAGATTGATTTATCTTATTTGGCCATAGATTACGACGGAAAAGAACAACTTGTGTCAATTGATGATGAAACTGAATTGCATTTATTAGGTTGGAAAGATGAAGAAAAAAATATTGTCTTGGTAGAAGTAATCAGGAATCATGAGGATTCTAAAGAATCGATTTCTTTAGAAGTAATGATTGCTGAGGATGAAGTAATAGAATTAGAGACAGAGTTTGAAGAAATTAGTCGTGTTAAAATTAAGGATTCCGATACATTTGTTACTGAAACGATTTCTCCACTGATAACGTTAGAAACAACGATTCCAGTTGAAAAGAATGAAAATGGAACAGTAAAAGAGCAAATTGTGATTGTTGATGAAGAAGGGACTATTTTACAAAGAAAGCTTCCTTATCAATATGGTCTAGTAAAAAATGAAGAAAAAACAGCTATATCTGAAGAAGAATATAATCAGCTGAATCAAGACGTTCCTGACATTGAAGAACCGATTGATGAAGAAGTAGAAGAAGATATACAGGAAGATGTGGAAGAAGACCTGGAAGAGACTGAAATTGAAGAAGAGACACCAGAGGAAGAAACAAGTTCAGATGTTGAAGAAGTAGAAGAAGTAGAAGAGACAAATGAACCTCAAATCAGTACGTTTTCTGCAACTACAGCTAAAAGTACTTCCTTAATTGAGTACTCTACTCATATTCAAAGTGCAGGATGGTCTGCAACAGTAGGAGATGGAAAAACATCTGGTACACAAGGCAAGGAAAAACGTTTAGAAGCAATCAAAATCAAAACGAATATTGCAAATCTTGGAGTAAGTTATTCAACTCACGTTGAGAAAATAGGCTGGCTTCCTCAAGTATCCAACAATGCATTGAGTGGAACAGAAGGCCAAGCAAAACGTCTTGAAGCGATTAAAATTAATTTAACAGGTACTGAAGCTAAGAACTATGATATTTATTATCGTGTACATGCGGAATCATACGGATGGTTAGGTTGGACAAAGAATGGAGAACCAGCTGGAACAGAGGGATTATCGAAACGATTAGAAGCAATTGAAATAAAAATTGTGCCTAAAGGACAACAAGCTCCTGGAAGTATTAATAACTCATTTATTAAAGACACTCGAATCACGTCTCCTGTTATTACATATAGTACATATGTAGAAGGACAGAAGTGGCAAAAAGAAGTTTCAGATGGTGAGTTAAGTGGGACAAGCGGAATTGCTAAGAGAATAGAAGCAATTCAAGTTAAAATACAGAACTTGCCTGGGGTGGATGTACGTTATTCTACACATATGCAGACTCGTGGGTGGATGGGCTGGACAAACAGTACAACCATTAACGGCCTGCCAGGTAGCAATAAACGTCTAGAAGCAATCAAATTGGAACTGACTGGCTCGAACGCAGGCAATTACGACATTTATTATCGTGTACATGTACAGAACCTGGGGTGGTTAGGCTGGGCAAAAAATGGTGCTCCTGCTGGATCCGAAGAATATGGGTATCGAGCAGAAGCAATTGAAGTGAAAGTAGTTCCAAAAGGAAGTACCTTTAACCAAGGCGGAGCGGCTTACCAGGTAAAGGATATGACATCGGTTGTTTATTCTTCTCATGTGCAAACTCTTGGCTGGCTTGTCACATCTAAAGATGGAAAAGCGAATGGCACGGTAGATCGTGCTTTACGAATGGAAGCAATCAAAATTTCTTTAAATTATGATCAATATTCAGGTGGGATTACTTACCGCACTCATGTTGAAAGTCATGGTTGGATGAATTCAGTATCTAATGGGCAAATAAGTGGTACTGAAGGCCAGGCAAAACAAATTGAAGCGATTGAAATTAATCTAACGGGTGAAATTGCTAAACACTATGATGTTTACTATCGCGTTCATTCTCAAAACTACGGCTGGTTAGGTTGGGCAAAAAATGGTATGTCAGCTGGGACAGAGGGAATGAAAAAGCGTGTTGAGAACATTGAAATCAAGTTGGTTGAAAAAGGATTAACCGGCCCTGCAGTAGATGCAAACAAAGCATTTAAGAAATATGCACCGAAGGTTGTCTTTATTGATGTTGGCCATGGCGGCTCAGATAGTGGAGCAAACTATTACGGTGTGAAAGAAAAAGACTTGAATATGCAAATTGCGAAGCGAGTTGAAAAACATTTGAAAGCCGCAGGATTTAAAGTAATCTTGTCTCGTACTTCAGATGTCTATATTGATCACTCAACTGAACGTTCAAGAATGGCAAATGCATCGGGAGCTGATATTTTTATTAGTCTACATAATAATGCTATGCCAAATAATGCAAATGTGAACGGGATTGAAACGTTCTGGTATCAATATGATCCGGAGTATCAACCAGTTATCAATAAAAATATGCATAATGATCCGACTCGGTTAAAAGAAAGTCAAAAATTAGCTGAAGCGGTCCAGAGTGCTTTGATTTCTTCTACAGGAGCTTTTAATCGTGGAGTTCAGAGAGAAACATTCGCTGTGCTACGAGAAACAAGTATTCCTGCAATTTTAGTAGAATTTGGTTTCATGAGTAATCTAACAGAATTGAATAAGCTACAAACTAGCAGTTATCAAGAAACTTTAGCAAAAGCACTGACAAATGGTGTCGTTAAATATTTTAACTAA
- a CDS encoding LTA synthase family protein: MTVSLVSVFFLQFFHFQFDFNKAVGFLDYQTKLSLLQAIIMFILYMWFYFLTVSNAFSSVVLLFFTAIIGIGTQQKSLYRGEPLYPSDIYFLKDFTFLLEMVDVGIVISVVAVFIALIVSLVLYFKKRRKPHLTKNLKITRIVSFAVTTLLLFYIYQFNQPGNKVKAIFNDHVEWISYSQERNYSQNGVVSGLMYNLKSPAVNRPDGYSKEKIQELFEKYSNEANAINSTRTDSLSDYNVVFVMNETFSDPLRIEGMSISEDPMPLYRELIKSNVSGQALSQGYGGGTANIEFEALTGISLEPLSSNITTPFIQLSGQMKDLPTIVDTMKENNLNLTAIHPYNTTMYKRLENYQSLGFDNYLFQDDMKYTNRIDENTFISDEAAYKEVLEVINSSGEKDFVHLVTMQNHKPFVHKYEEVEFTVEGAPYNLEVAHYAKGIQYSDYALDQFLREIDTLDEKTIVVFWGDHLPSFYGNELFERNGHVTMHETPLMFYTNFSEDTRDIGTISPMFFIGHVLEQANAPVSPFVALLQKLEVVLPAFEKGIYLERETKLQYDRENLKPSTQLLLNEYDMILYDITTGKNYSRELGFY; encoded by the coding sequence ATGACTGTTTCTTTAGTATCAGTGTTTTTTTTACAATTTTTTCATTTTCAATTTGATTTTAACAAAGCAGTTGGATTTCTTGACTATCAAACAAAGTTAAGTCTCCTACAAGCAATAATCATGTTCATTTTATATATGTGGTTTTATTTTTTAACTGTTTCCAATGCATTTTCATCTGTTGTCCTATTATTTTTTACTGCGATTATTGGAATCGGTACACAACAAAAATCACTTTATAGAGGAGAACCTCTGTATCCTTCAGACATTTACTTCTTAAAGGACTTTACCTTTTTATTAGAGATGGTAGATGTTGGAATTGTTATCAGTGTTGTCGCTGTATTTATTGCTTTGATAGTAAGTCTTGTTTTATATTTCAAAAAAAGAAGGAAACCTCACTTAACGAAGAATTTAAAAATAACTCGTATTGTCAGTTTTGCTGTTACAACTTTATTACTATTTTATATTTATCAATTTAATCAACCAGGAAATAAAGTAAAAGCAATCTTTAACGACCATGTAGAATGGATTTCCTATAGTCAAGAGAGAAATTATAGCCAAAATGGAGTAGTTTCCGGCTTGATGTACAACTTAAAATCTCCTGCGGTAAACCGTCCAGATGGATACAGTAAAGAAAAAATCCAAGAATTATTTGAAAAATACAGCAATGAAGCAAATGCAATAAACAGTACACGAACCGATTCACTAAGTGATTACAATGTTGTATTTGTCATGAATGAAACTTTTTCAGACCCTTTAAGAATTGAAGGCATGAGCATTTCTGAAGATCCGATGCCTTTATACCGAGAGTTGATTAAAAGTAATGTATCTGGACAAGCACTCTCACAAGGATATGGTGGTGGTACTGCTAATATAGAATTTGAAGCGTTGACGGGTATTTCACTTGAACCCTTATCTTCAAATATAACGACGCCGTTCATTCAACTAAGCGGGCAGATGAAAGACTTACCTACAATTGTAGATACCATGAAAGAAAATAATCTTAACCTTACTGCCATTCATCCATATAATACAACTATGTATAAACGATTAGAGAACTATCAATCATTAGGCTTTGATAATTATCTATTTCAAGATGACATGAAGTATACAAATCGAATTGACGAAAATACATTTATATCAGATGAAGCTGCTTATAAAGAAGTTCTTGAAGTTATCAATTCGTCCGGGGAGAAGGATTTTGTTCATTTAGTTACGATGCAAAATCATAAACCTTTTGTACACAAATACGAAGAGGTAGAATTTACGGTTGAAGGCGCTCCTTACAACTTAGAAGTTGCGCATTATGCCAAAGGGATTCAATATAGTGACTATGCCTTAGATCAATTTTTGAGAGAAATAGATACACTTGATGAGAAAACAATCGTTGTTTTTTGGGGAGATCATTTACCGTCCTTTTATGGAAATGAACTTTTTGAACGGAATGGACATGTGACTATGCATGAAACACCTTTAATGTTCTATACAAACTTTTCAGAAGATACAAGAGATATTGGAACGATTAGTCCTATGTTTTTTATTGGTCATGTCTTGGAGCAAGCTAATGCACCTGTTAGTCCTTTTGTGGCTCTTTTACAGAAACTTGAAGTGGTTTTACCCGCTTTTGAAAAAGGCATCTATTTAGAAAGAGAAACGAAACTTCAATATGACCGTGAAAATTTGAAGCCCTCCACTCAGTTATTGCTAAATGAGTATGATATGATTTTATATGATATTACAACGGGCAAGAATTATAGTAGAGAACTAGGTTTTTACTAA
- the istB gene encoding IS21-like element helper ATPase IstB, with protein sequence MGNELEELCKSLHLSHVARRVGEIEYDSKETFLINLLRHEISCREAAKIERFQKSAKFPSRKSLGGYEWHPHIKLPTAETRIELESCAFIQRAENVVLVGSPGTGKTHLAIGLGRKACELGYETRFLRVSDLVIELEKHWRDHTLEQFKRRFDKVKCVILDEMGYVPFTKEGSELLFQLISDWYETKSIIITSNLEFSQWNRVFVDPRLTAALVDRLIHHAHILSFTGESYRLKNALSNTSK encoded by the coding sequence TTGGGGAATGAGTTGGAAGAATTATGTAAGTCACTGCACCTGTCGCATGTGGCAAGACGGGTGGGAGAGATTGAGTATGATTCAAAAGAAACCTTCTTAATCAACTTACTCCGACATGAAATAAGTTGTCGGGAAGCAGCGAAAATAGAACGGTTTCAGAAAAGTGCTAAATTCCCTTCGCGAAAGTCCTTGGGGGGGTACGAATGGCACCCGCACATCAAGCTGCCAACGGCAGAAACGCGTATCGAGTTAGAATCCTGTGCCTTTATTCAGAGGGCTGAGAATGTCGTTTTAGTCGGTTCTCCGGGAACGGGAAAAACTCATTTAGCGATTGGTCTTGGACGCAAGGCGTGTGAATTGGGTTATGAAACGAGGTTCCTGCGTGTGTCTGACCTTGTGATAGAACTGGAAAAACACTGGCGGGATCACACCCTCGAGCAGTTTAAGAGACGGTTTGATAAAGTAAAATGTGTCATACTCGACGAGATGGGCTATGTCCCGTTCACGAAGGAAGGCTCTGAGCTGCTCTTTCAGCTCATCAGTGATTGGTATGAAACGAAAAGCATCATCATTACATCGAACCTGGAATTCAGCCAATGGAACCGTGTTTTCGTTGACCCTCGGTTAACGGCTGCACTGGTGGATCGCTTGATTCATCATGCGCATATTTTAAGTTTTACTGGCGAGAGTTACCGGCTGAAAAACGCGCTATCAAATACATCAAAATAA